CACTTCCGCGGGCGCCTGCTCATAGAGGCGCTCGCGCAGGGCCCTGGCCTGGGGCGAGGGGGTGGTGTCGATGCTCGCGGCCACGTCGCGCGGCACCACCTCCGCCAGCAGCTCGCGCAGCGCCCATGCCGGCTCGTCGTCCAGTCCGTTGAGGCTGCGCACCGTGAGGCCCGGGAAGCGCTCCACGAAGCCCAGGCGCCGCTGGTGCGCGCTGAAGCCGGGCAGGCCCCCCAATAGCCACACCGCGAGCTGCGGCTCGCGCACCTCCAGTCCGTCCATCACCCGGAAGAAGTGCTCCTCCACCTCGTCGAGCGAGCGCGGCACCGGTGCCGGCGCGGGGCGCTCGGGGGCGAGGGTCGGGCGGGGATGTTCCCGGCCTTCCAGCCGCGCCACCACCGCGTCCACCAGGCGCTGCTCCAGCACGTGCAGGGGCAGATCGTTGTTCTCGATGACGAGCCAGCGCGAGGGCTCCTGGCGAGCCATCTCCCGGAAGGCCTCGCGCATGCGCACGGCGAGGCCCGCGCCGGCGAGGCCCTTGCGGCTGTCGTTGTCCAGGGCGCGCTCGCCCTTGCTCTTGCCCAGGCGCTTGCGCAGCCGCGCCAGCTCCGGCTCCACGTCCACGAGGATGACGAGGTCCGGCCACAGGCCCCGCGAGGCCAGCTCGCACGGGGCCTGGAGCGACTCGAGCGCCAGGCCGCGTCCGCCACCGGTGAGGGCGAGCTGCGAGTAGAGGTAGCGGTCGCTGATGCACACCTCGCCGCGCGCGAGCGCCGGGGCGATGACCTCCTCGAGCTGCTGCGCGTCGCGGGCGAGGTTGAGGAAGAACTCGGTGCGCGGTGACATCTCCAGCAGGGAGGCGTCGCGCGTGAGTTCCCGGATGCGGCGGGCCACGGGCGAGCGCAGCTCACCGCCCTCGCGCGCGTGCGCCACCTTGTAGCCCAGGCGGCTCAGCCTCGCCGCGAGGAGGTTGGACAGGGTCGTCTTTCCGCTGCCGTCGATGCCTTCGAAGTCGATGAACACGGTTGCTCAGCCCTCCGCGATGCCGTCCGCGACGAATTCGTGGACCCTCGCCATTCCCTCGGCGAACTTGCTGTACGCCGGTTTGCACCCGGGGTTGAGCGCCGCCAGCCACTCGGGCAGCTCCGCTCCCAGGTGCTTCACCTCCACCACCACGCGTCCGTCCAGTGCGAGCGGCGCTCCCAGCCGCTCCGCGCTCAAGGCCGTCTGGCCGAGCGCAAGTTGTGTCGTCACCCGGTGAAAGCCAATCTCCCGATCCACCGTCACGCGCCAGGACTGGGAGAACTGGTACACGTGGCGCTGGTAGGTCACCGCGAGCACCGGCCTCAGGCTGCCCCCGGCGATGAGCGGCAGCAGGCCCGCCCCGCCGCGCATCACCTGTC
Above is a window of Cystobacter fuscus DNA encoding:
- the tmk gene encoding dTMP kinase, which codes for MFIDFEGIDGSGKTTLSNLLAARLSRLGYKVAHAREGGELRSPVARRIRELTRDASLLEMSPRTEFFLNLARDAQQLEEVIAPALARGEVCISDRYLYSQLALTGGGRGLALESLQAPCELASRGLWPDLVILVDVEPELARLRKRLGKSKGERALDNDSRKGLAGAGLAVRMREAFREMARQEPSRWLVIENNDLPLHVLEQRLVDAVVARLEGREHPRPTLAPERPAPAPVPRSLDEVEEHFFRVMDGLEVREPQLAVWLLGGLPGFSAHQRRLGFVERFPGLTVRSLNGLDDEPAWALRELLAEVVPRDVAASIDTTPSPQARALRERLYEQAPAEVLSGLKRDDSPSAWSLRERALGEGHLADVLCGLAGLDDETAWGVRELGMKRGLYGDVARSLSGLASAQADALRERLLGHNRLAVLRSTTGLDTPFARELREALQDKARKVVLRSLTGLDTPEAWALRETGAPLTKEALDSVDGMDDARAWQLREAHVKRWPATVLSSLQGLPLTERAEALILQALEQTGARLPVLHKAYALVAAAHTATLPQERTTPRAHDGDHPQPTL
- a CDS encoding VTC domain-containing protein, translated to MIQFAEGEVTKLRREFKLILHREDALALCARLSGMLDAPPPEPTRITSVYFDKPGHPLTLRSLHTPMDCLKVRTKEYAPDLGAMPGEERVVLEVKRERNGVTQKRRVWVPRTRFGQVMRGGAGLLPLIAGGSLRPVLAVTYQRHVYQFSQSWRVTVDREIGFHRVTTQLALGQTALSAERLGAPLALDGRVVVEVKHLGAELPEWLAALNPGCKPAYSKFAEGMARVHEFVADGIAEG